The Impatiens glandulifera chromosome 8, dImpGla2.1, whole genome shotgun sequence genome includes a window with the following:
- the LOC124912768 gene encoding uncharacterized protein LOC124912768: MHIHPNGKRKKVNRGYISLYLELVDASSFEFGWPINAVIKFFVLDQNTNKYSTTLGPDSVMLFNPLSKLYGIDRFIDLPTFELSSNGYLVNDQCVFGTEVLLVKQAPKVEMLILKDGDSIFTGSHIWKIKSFSTSHGTYKSENFNCGDFEWNHISLALWLDKSTLPKNSKVYAKYNICLLNKDKLDNFCVTSYDFFNASSLGRCVIYESYESLDFQNGFLVDNSLSVEVNVTVLGVVNSTA, translated from the exons ATGCACATACATCCCAATGGAAAAAGGAAAAAGGTGAATAGGGGTTACATCTCCCTGTATTTGGAGTTGGTTGATGCATCATCCTTCGAATTTGGCTGGCCAATAAACGCTGTTATCAAGTTCTTTGTATTGGATCAAAACACTAACAAATATTCTACTACCctag gccCAGATTCTGTAATGCTATTTAATCCGTTAAGCAAACTATATGGCATCGATAGATTCATTGATCTTCCTACTTTTGAACTTTCTTCCAACGGATACCTTGTTAACGACCAATGTGTGTTTGGTACTGAGGTTCTACTTGTCAAACAAGCTCCCAAAGTGGAAATGTTGATTTTAAAGGATGGAGATTCTATTTTTACTGGCTCCCACATTTGGAAGATCAAATCTTTTTCTACTTCTCATGGTACATATAAAtcagaaaattttaattgtggTGATTTTGAATG GAACCATATTTCTCTCGCTTTATGGTTGGATAAGTCTACTCTTCCAAAAAATTCCAAAGTTTATGCAAAGTATAATATTTGCTTATTAAACAAGGACAAGTTGGATAACTTCTGTGTTACAa GTTATGATTTCTTTAACGCTTCGTCTCTAGGTCGTTGTGTCATCTATGAGTCCTATGAATCTCTAGACTTTCAAAATGGATTTTTGGTGGATAATTCTCTCTCTGTTGAAGTAAATGTAACCGTTCTTGGGGTAGTCAACTCTACAGCatga
- the LOC124912767 gene encoding ABC transporter C family member 4-like has protein sequence FIFEQVRYRPNTPLVLKGISVDINGGEKIGVVGRTGSGKSTMIQVFFRLVEPSGGKIIVDGIDISVLGLHDLRSRFGIIPQEPVLFEGTVRSNIDPVGLYSDEDIWKSLDRCQLKDVVASKPGKLDSLVVDSSDNWSVGQRQLLCLGRVMLKRSRLLFMDEATASVDSQTDAVIQRIIREDFEACTIISIAHRIPTVMDCDKVLVIDAGLAKEFDKPSRLLERRSLFGALVQEYANRSTGL, from the exons tttatttttgaacAGGTGAGGTATCGTCCAAACACGCCTCTAGTTCTGAAAGGTATTTCGGTCGACATAAATGGAGGTGAAAAGATTGGTGTGGTTGGAAGGACAGGTAGTGGGAAATCGACCATGATTCAGGTGTTTTTTCGGCTAGTCGAGCCGTCTGGTGGGAAGATAATCGTGGATGGAATTGATATATCGGTTTTGGGACTCCATGATCTTAGGTCTAGATTTGGGATCATTCCTCAAGAGCCTGTACTTTTTGAAGGAACTGTTAGAAGTAACATTGATCCTGTTGGATTATACTCTGATGAAGATATATGGAAG agtCTTGATAGGTGCCAGCTTAAGGATGTGGTGGCATCAAAACCGGGAAAACTCGATTCCTTGG TTGTTGATAGTAGTGATAATTGGAGTGTGGGGCAGAGGCAACTGCTTTGTTTGGGTAGGGTTATGCTAAAGCGAAGCCGGTTACTTTTCATGGACGAAGCAACTGCATCAGTTGATTCCCAAACCGATGCTGTGATCCAAAGGATCATACGCGAAGACTTTGAGGCTTGCACGATCATCAGCATTGCTCACAGAATACCGACAGTTATGGACTGCGACAAAGTTCTCGTCATCGATGCAG GGTTAGCAAAAGAATTCGACAAACCGTCGAGATTGTTGGAGAGGCGATCACTTTTCGGGGCATTGGTACAAGAGTACGCAAACCGATCAACCGGACtttga
- the LOC124912765 gene encoding probable inactive serine/threonine-protein kinase fnkC, whose amino-acid sequence MGSNFQGQLSQGRDYPPEHFTLRIESFSLMVKSSIHEYVSDQFQVGDYTWKLHIHPNGKKEKGGEGYISLYLELVDTFKSGWPINAVIKFFVLNQINNKYYTTPGPDSVVSFHPLSKLSGIDKFIDLPTFELSSNGYLVDNKCVFGTEVLLVKQDPKLEVLILQDEDSCLTGSYIWKIKSFSSLSLDSYDSEKFTCGDFKWNISLYPRGNSVGKNNSISVYLCLDESTLPNNTKIYVKYRIHLLNNVKLNKFGFTDYHYFNAMSLSWGYPKFMAFDELQYPKNGFLVDDCCSVEAHVTVLGMINTAS is encoded by the exons ATGGGATCAAACTTCCAGGGTCAACTTTCACAAG GAAGAGATTATCCACCAGAGCACTTCACTCTAAGAATTGAGTCTTTCTCGCTAATGGTTAAATCCTCGATACATGAATACGTTTCCGATCAATTTCAAGTTGGGGACTACACATG GAAATTGCACATACATCCCAATGGGAAAAAGGAGAAGGGAGGTGAGGGTTACATCTCCCTATATTTAGAATTGGTTGATACCTTCAAGTCTGGCTGGCCAATAAATGCTGTTATCAAATTCTTTGTATTGAATCAaatcaataacaaatattatactaccccag GCCCAGATTCTGTAGTGTCATTTCATCCGTTGAGCAAACTATCTGGCATTGATAAATTCATTGATCTTCCTACTTTTGAACTTTCTTCCAACGGATACCTTGTTGACAACAAATGTGTGTTTGGTACTGAGGTTCTTCTTGTCAAACAAGATCCCAAACTGGAGGTGTTGATTTTACAGGATGAAGACTCTTGTCTTACCGGCTCCTACATTTGGAAGATCAAATCTTTTTCTAGTCTTTCTCTTGATAGCTATGATTCTGAAAAATTTACTTGTGGTGATTTTAAATG GAATATCAGTCTTTATCCTAGAGGAAATAGTGTTGgcaaaaataatagtatttcggtatatctatGCTTGGATGAATCGACTCTTCCCAACAATACCAAAATCTACGTCAAGTATAGGATTCACTTATTAAACAATGTCAAGTTGAATAAGTTTGGTTTTACAG ATTATCATTACTTCAATGCTATGTCTCTAAGTTGGGGCTATCCGAAGTTCATGGCATTCGATGAACTACAATACCCTAAAAATGGGTTCTTGGTGGATGATTGTTGCTCTGTTGAAGCACATGTTACCGTTCTAGGAATGATCAACACTGCatcatga